From one Variovorax sp. PBL-H6 genomic stretch:
- a CDS encoding ArsR/SmtB family transcription factor gives MKRSSPVIDPELLRSAAGKAVGALKVLANEDRLLLLCQLSQGEMCVSDLEQTLGIHQPTLSQQLAVLRNEQVVHTRREGKSIFYSVADPSMLEILELLYRFYCPKEE, from the coding sequence ATGAAGCGCTCTTCCCCCGTCATCGACCCCGAGCTCCTGCGCAGCGCCGCTGGCAAGGCGGTCGGCGCCCTCAAGGTGCTCGCCAACGAAGACCGTTTGCTCCTGCTGTGCCAGCTCTCGCAAGGCGAGATGTGCGTGAGTGACCTCGAGCAGACGCTGGGCATTCACCAGCCGACCCTGTCGCAGCAACTCGCTGTGCTTCGCAACGAACAGGTGGTCCACACCCGCCGCGAGGGCAAGAGCATCTTCTACAGCGTGGCCGACCCGTCGATGCTCGAAATCCTTGAGCTTCTCTATCGTTTCTACTGTCCAAAGGAAGAATGA
- a CDS encoding MBL fold metallo-hydrolase, whose amino-acid sequence MTPRTTIQGFFDPNTWTVSYVVWDHATGRAAVIDPVLDYDFRSGHTGTASADRVLAYVRDKGLQVDWILETHAHADHLSGARYVQAQVGGLTAIGENIRTVQATFRKLYNLERSFLPDGSQFDHLFKDGEVFRIGEVEATAMLVPGHTPADMAYLVDGSVFVGDTLFMPDVGSARADFPGGNARQLYTSMRRLLDLPPATTMYVCHDYPPSSREPRWQTTVAEQRAHNIHVRDGISEDAFVAMRTARDATLEVPTLILPSIQVNVRGGQLPPADDNGIAYLRIPLNALPVHQHLEGKRGA is encoded by the coding sequence ATGACCCCCCGCACGACCATCCAAGGCTTCTTCGACCCGAACACGTGGACGGTCTCCTACGTCGTCTGGGACCACGCAACGGGGCGGGCCGCAGTCATCGACCCGGTGCTGGACTACGATTTCAGGTCGGGGCACACGGGCACGGCGTCGGCCGACCGGGTGCTGGCCTATGTTCGGGACAAGGGTCTGCAGGTCGACTGGATTCTGGAGACGCACGCGCATGCCGACCACCTGTCCGGCGCACGCTACGTCCAGGCGCAGGTCGGCGGCCTCACCGCCATCGGCGAGAACATCCGCACCGTTCAGGCGACTTTCAGGAAGCTCTACAATCTGGAGCGCAGCTTCCTGCCGGACGGCAGCCAGTTCGACCATCTTTTCAAGGACGGCGAGGTCTTCAGAATTGGCGAGGTCGAGGCTACCGCGATGCTGGTGCCGGGGCACACCCCGGCCGACATGGCCTATCTGGTGGACGGCTCCGTCTTCGTCGGCGACACGCTTTTCATGCCGGACGTCGGCAGCGCCCGCGCGGATTTTCCTGGCGGGAACGCACGCCAGCTCTACACCTCGATGCGCAGACTGCTGGACTTGCCGCCGGCAACCACGATGTACGTCTGTCACGACTACCCGCCTTCGTCACGGGAGCCTCGATGGCAGACCACTGTCGCAGAACAACGAGCCCACAATATCCATGTCCGCGACGGCATCAGCGAGGATGCCTTCGTCGCCATGCGCACGGCACGCGATGCAACCCTCGAGGTCCCGACGCTCATACTTCCATCGATTCAGGTCAACGTACGGGGCGGGCAGTTGCCGCCCGCTGACGACAACGGGATCGCCTACCTTCGTATTCCCCTGAATGCGCTCCCTGTGCACCAGCACCTCGAGGGCAAGCGGGGAGCTTGA
- the arsA gene encoding arsenical pump-driving ATPase translates to MAQADPPLSLLRDAAHFLFFTGKGGVGKTSIACACALALSEGGKRVLLVSTDPASNLDEMLGVALSDWPREVPGASGLWAMNIDPDAAAEGYRVRVLDKMAASSSTAERETVREQLSGACTTEIAAFDEFIGLLAGDVKGYDHVVFDTAPTGHTLRLLSLPKAWTGFLEGNDRGASCLGPHSGLKMQEERFRTGLKALSDSDQTAIVLVTRADSGALREAARTHQELLQLGLANQRLLVNAVFRATMPGDAVANALQRIGEEALAKMPDALRALPQDQVPLRSFDMVGLPALRALLALQTTVAPADSRVPVVPAEVRRLHALADELAQRDHGLVMVMGKGGVGKTTIAAALAVALVQRGKSVHLSTTDPAAHLASTVEGQMPGLEVSRIDPLAETQRYVEKILAARGKDLDEEGRALLLEDLRSPCTEEVAVFHAFSRTVGEARNCFVVLDTAPTGHTLLLMDATGAYHRQMAREFEGKGTGRIVTPLMRLQDPDYTRIIIVALPEVTPVSEAAALQDDLRRAQIEPFAWVVNRSLMASGSRDPLLASRMAGEAKQLDRVRELARRTYVVPWSAKPLTGISALREMSTSGVMDA, encoded by the coding sequence ATGGCCCAGGCTGACCCCCCGCTCTCACTCTTGCGTGACGCTGCGCACTTCCTGTTCTTCACCGGCAAAGGAGGCGTCGGCAAGACTTCCATCGCCTGCGCCTGCGCGTTGGCCCTCTCCGAAGGGGGGAAGCGCGTGCTGCTCGTCAGCACCGACCCGGCTTCCAATCTCGACGAGATGCTCGGCGTAGCGCTATCTGACTGGCCGCGCGAGGTGCCGGGCGCTTCCGGCCTTTGGGCGATGAATATCGACCCGGACGCTGCTGCAGAAGGTTACCGTGTCCGCGTCCTGGACAAGATGGCTGCGAGCAGTTCGACAGCAGAGCGCGAAACGGTCCGTGAGCAACTCTCGGGAGCTTGCACGACGGAGATTGCCGCCTTTGACGAATTCATCGGCCTGTTGGCGGGGGATGTGAAGGGTTACGACCACGTCGTCTTCGACACCGCCCCCACGGGGCACACCTTGCGGCTGCTGAGCCTTCCCAAGGCCTGGACCGGCTTTCTTGAAGGGAACGACCGCGGCGCGTCGTGTCTTGGGCCCCACTCCGGCCTCAAGATGCAGGAGGAGCGTTTCCGGACCGGCCTCAAGGCGCTCTCTGATTCGGACCAGACAGCCATCGTGCTGGTGACGCGCGCCGACAGTGGCGCACTTCGCGAGGCGGCGCGCACGCATCAGGAACTGCTGCAGTTGGGCTTGGCCAATCAGCGTCTTCTCGTGAATGCGGTGTTCAGGGCAACCATGCCCGGCGATGCGGTGGCCAACGCCTTGCAGAGAATTGGTGAGGAGGCCCTTGCCAAGATGCCCGATGCCTTGCGAGCCCTACCGCAAGACCAGGTGCCCCTGCGCTCGTTCGACATGGTGGGATTGCCCGCCTTGCGGGCCTTGCTCGCACTGCAGACGACCGTTGCGCCAGCAGACTCGAGGGTGCCGGTGGTTCCCGCAGAAGTTCGAAGGCTGCACGCATTGGCCGATGAACTCGCACAGCGGGACCATGGACTGGTGATGGTGATGGGCAAGGGGGGCGTGGGCAAGACAACCATTGCTGCGGCATTGGCGGTCGCGCTGGTCCAACGCGGCAAGTCAGTGCATCTTTCGACCACGGATCCCGCCGCGCATCTCGCCTCGACCGTCGAAGGCCAGATGCCCGGACTCGAGGTGAGCCGCATCGACCCGCTGGCCGAGACTCAGCGATACGTCGAGAAAATTCTGGCTGCCCGAGGCAAGGACCTGGACGAGGAGGGCCGCGCACTCTTGCTCGAGGACTTGCGTTCTCCCTGCACTGAAGAGGTGGCCGTCTTCCACGCCTTTTCGCGGACGGTGGGCGAAGCTCGCAATTGCTTCGTCGTGCTCGATACCGCCCCCACCGGGCACACGCTGCTGCTCATGGACGCCACAGGTGCATACCACCGGCAGATGGCCCGCGAGTTCGAAGGCAAAGGAACAGGCCGCATCGTGACCCCGTTGATGCGTCTCCAAGACCCCGACTACACACGCATCATCATTGTCGCGTTGCCCGAAGTCACGCCCGTCTCAGAGGCGGCGGCGCTGCAGGACGACCTTCGGCGCGCCCAGATCGAACCGTTCGCCTGGGTCGTCAATCGCAGCTTGATGGCAAGCGGCAGTCGGGACCCACTGTTGGCCTCGCGGATGGCAGGCGAGGCGAAGCAGTTGGACAGGGTGCGAGAGCTTGCTCGCAGGACGTACGTCGTACCTTGGTCTGCCAAACCCTTGACGGGCATTTCGGCTCTGCGCGAAATGTCCACGAGTGGCGTTATGGACGCATAG